A single Musa acuminata AAA Group cultivar baxijiao chromosome BXJ2-1, Cavendish_Baxijiao_AAA, whole genome shotgun sequence DNA region contains:
- the LOC135598788 gene encoding probable serine/threonine-protein kinase PBL3, translating to MGNCFNCPSRVENSAHRASYPSNIGTSRRSVSSNLSTPSYKEKTGGALPASRTEGEILSNSNLKAFTFNDLRNATRNFRPDSLIGEGGFGYVYKGWINEQNFAPSKPGSGMVVAVKKLKPEGFQGHKEWLTEVNYLGQLHHPNLVKLIGYCSEGDNRLLVYEFMPKGSLENHLFRRGAEPLPWATRIKVAIGAARGLSFLNDESQIIYRDVKASNILLDTDFNAKLSDFGLAKDGPTGDKTHVSTQVMGTHGYAAPEYIATGRLSAKADVYSFGVVLLELLTGRRALEKTKAGTEQSLVDWAKPSLGDKRKLYRIMDPRLEGKYLKKGAHELGILALQCIGKDAKRRPRMSEVLASLEKLQDSKFGALPPQATRPKTSSTIPRSPMRNPPRSPLRPTPIGSPLPSYRRSPHVY from the exons ATGGGCAATTGCTTCAACTGTCCATCGAGGGTCGAGAACTCCGCACATCGCGCTTCCT ATCCTTCAAACATTGGTACCAGCAGAAGAAGTGTGTCGTCAAATCTTTCTACACCTTCCTACAAGGAAAAGACTGGTGGTGCTCTTCCTGCTTCAAGAACTGAGGGGGAGATCTTGTCTAACTCAAATTTGAAGGCCTTCACCTTTAATGATCTAAGAAATGCCACCAGAAACTTCCGCCCCGACAGTCTTATTGGGGAAGGAGGATTTGGCTATGTCTACAAAGGTTGGATCAATGAACAAAACTTTGCTCCTTCCAAGCCGGGATCAGGCATGGTGGTTGCTGTCAAGAAACTTAAACCTGAAGGATTCCAAGGCCACAAGGAATGGCTG ACAGAGGTTAACTATCTGGGTCAGCTTCATCATCCAAACTTAGTTAAGCTGATCGGCTACTGTTCTGAGGGTGACAATCGACTTCTGGTCTATGAATTCATGCCTAAAGGCAGCTTGGAAAACCATCTCTTCAGAA GAGGTGCTGAGCCACTACCCTGGGCAACTAGGATCAAAGTTGCAATTGGAGCTGCACGGGGGCTCTCATTCTTGAATGATGAGTCTCAAATCATATATCGAGATGTCAAGGCTTCTAACATTCTTCTTGACACG GATTTTAATGCAAAGCTGTCAGACTTTGGATTGGCAAAAGATGGTCCTACTGGTGATAAAACTCATGTCTCAACTCAAGTGATGGGAACTCATGGATATGCTGCTCCAGAATACATTGCAACAG GGCGGCTCTCTGCAAAAGCTGATGTCTACAGCTTTGGGGTTGTGTTACTGGAGCTGCTCACCGGACGTAGAGCCCTTGAGAAGACAAAAGCTGGCACAGAGCAGAGCCTTGTGGACTGGGCAAAGCCTAGCTTGGGTGATAAGCGTAAGTTATACCGGATCATGGACCCAAGGCTGGAGGGGAAGTATCTGAAGAAAGGAGCTCATGAACTTGGCATCCTCGCTCTCCAGTGCATCGGCAAGGATGCTAAACGTCGGCCTCGGATGTCCGAGGTCTTGGCCTCCCTGGAGAAACTGCAAGACTCAAAATTTGGTGCTTTGCCACCCCAAGCTACTCGTCCGAAGACGTCAAGTACGATACCGAGGTCACCTATGAGGAATCCCCCTCGCTCACCGCTGCGCCCAACACCAATCGGATCTCCTCTTCCGTCCTACCGGCGATCACCGCATGTATATTGA